The genomic DNA ACGAGATGATCGAGCGCATCCAGACGGGCACCATCTCCATGCTCCTGAAAGTGCGTATCGAGGTCAACCGTCCCGCGGTGCGGCCCGTGGAAGCGCCCAAAAACCTTACGGACAACGCGGAACTCGTCACCAACCGTTCGGCGGAAGGCGCGGCGAAACCCGTAACCAAGTCGGCCAAGGAAATCGGCCGCAACGATCCCTGCCCCTGCGGCAGCGGCAAAAAGTATAAGAATTGCTGCGGCAAAAACGCATAATATAGAGATCCGATCGCAAAATGATTGCGGTCGGATTTTTTTGGTTTGCCGAAATTGCGGCAAGCACTTGTAATTTGCGTTGAATTCTGTTATACTTATCGTACAATGCAGATAATGAAGTAAAAGAAAGTGAGCGGAACGGAAGGGATTTTCGTCGCGCGCGGCGATCGTCTCCGTCTGTATCGGCATCACTGCACAAAATAAAGGCGCAGGAAGAAGTCCTGCGCCTTTATCGCATTTAAAGAAAAACGCAACGATGAAAAGGAGTGAAAGTGTCGGATTTCAGACAAATATTCGAGGCCTACGGCGGCGACTATACTGCCACTATCAAGCGCTTTGTAGGCAATGAAAAAATGTATCTGCGCATTTTGAATATGCTGTTTGCGGATGAGAATTTGCAAAATCTGCAAGATTCTGTCGAGCAGGAAGACTGGGACGGCGCCTTTGCCGCCGCGCACACTTTAAAAGGGGTAACGGGCAATCTGGGGTTGCAGCCTCTTTACGCCGCCGTATGCGCCATCGTGGAGCCGCTGCGGTCCAAAGAAAAGGCGGATTATCGCACGCTGTATGCGAATATCGCAGCAGAGTTTTCAAGAGCGGAGCGCCTGCGCGACGCGTTGAGAGGGGGGATTTAAGGTGGAAATGCCGAGCCGTGTGACCATGGAGCAGATGACGGAAATATTGGATAATACGCCGACGGCGATCTACGTGACCGCGGCGGACGATTATGAACTGATGTATGCGAACCGCGCCGCGAAAAAAGTTTTGGGGTGGTCTTCGTTTCCCTCGGGAGCGAAGTGCTACGAATTGGCGGGCTTTTCTGTGCCCTGCCCTTTTTGCCAGGTGAAAAATATGCGTCGCGATTCGCTTCTGGTCCGCGAATTTTCATTCGCCTCCGCCGCCCGCATATTTCAACTGAGCGGCAAATTCATCGACTGGGCGGGCCGGCTCGCGCATATCGAATACATAGAGGACGTCACAGAAAAAAAACAGGCGGCGGAGCAGGTCGCCGCGCGAGAAAAGGATCTGCGCGAAACCGTCGCGAGCATTCCTTGCGGCTTATCCGTTTACCGCTTCGACAAAGGGGAAATCTCCCCCGTCTTTCACAACAACGCCTTTTATCGGATCATGGGATACTCCGTCGAGCATATCCGCAATATCGAACATTACACCAGTTTTCTGAACGTGCACGAAGAAGACCTTCCCGTTCTGCAAGCGAAAATACAAAGGGCTATTGCGGCCAACGGTCGGACAAGTTATACGTATCGGGTATTCAACGATCGGAAAGGCGAATACGTTTGGATCCGTCTGGACGGCTCGGTCAAGGAGCAAAAAGACGGTTCGAAACTTTTATACGGCGTTTACAACGACGTAGGGGAGCAACTCCGTCTGCAAAGCGAATTGACGCAGACGACGGAAAAAATGCAGGAGATCGTCAACGCGATCCCCGGCGGAGTCGCCATCTATAAAATTTCCGATATTTTGGAAACGAAATATTTTTCCGACGGCGTGCCCGCTCTTACCGGCTATACGGCGGAAGAATACCGCAAAATGACGCAAGGCGACGCCTCCGGCCTCATTTATTGGCAAGATCGGGAGAATGTACTCGCCGCAGTGGGCGGCGTGATCGCCTCGAATACCGCGGCGGAACTCGAATTCCGCAAACAGCACCGCGACGGGCATATCGTATGGGTGCACGCGCAGGCGAAACAAATCGGCGAGGAAAACGGCTTTCCTCTCGTGCAATGCGTTTTTCATAATATTTCCAAACTCAAAGAAACGCAGCGCGAACTCGATCATCTCGTCAATTCCATTCCGGGCGGCATCGCAAGTTTCAAAGCGGAAGACGGAAGGCTCACGCCCGTATTCGTGTCCGACGGCGTGGCTGCGCTCGTAGGCTATTCGCGGGAAGAGTTCGATATGCTGCAAGCGGTGTACGAACCCGATCGGGAGCGCGTGAACGCGGCTCTTTCCGCCGCGCTCGAGAGCGGGGAGGCGATGGACGTTTCTTACAGGATGCGGCATAAGGACGGCAGTATCGTCTGGATCCACCTGAACGGCCGTCTTATGGGGCCCAAAGCAGACGTTACCGTCTTTTATGCCGTATTTACGGGTATGTCTGCGGAAACGCGGCTCTTTCAGAGCATCGCCGACGAAACGGCGGACGGCATATACGTCATCGACAAGAAAACCTACGAACTTTTGTACTGCAACGAATCCAAAGCCATGTTTTCGGGTACGGCCCATTTTGCGGGGCAGAAATGTTACGAAACGCTGCACGGCAACAGCGCGCCCTGCGATTTTTGCACAATGAATCAATATCGTGCGGACGGGGAGGAGCACGAAATCGCCGTGGGAGGAGATCGTTACTATACCTCCCGCTTTAAGGAAACCGACTGGAACGGGATCCCCGCATACGTGCAGTATATCCGCGACGCGACCGAAGAGGTCGAACTCAGGCGGGAAAAAGAGCGTCTGGAATTATATTTCCAGACGGTCGTCAAGAATTTGCCGGACGGAATTTCCGTCGTCCGCTGCGAATCGGACGGGAGCCTTACCACCGAGTTCCTCTCCGACGGCTTTGCCGCGCTCATGAGAATGACGGCGCGGCAGGCGGAAGGACGCTATAAAGACGATTTGTTCGCGGGCGTGCACGCGGAAGACGCGGCTGCGGGTCGAAAAAAACTGCAAAAATTTCTTTCGGGGGGAGAAGGGCGGCTCGAAATGGAACTCCGTTTCCTTACGGGGGACGGCGTCTATCAATGGACGAAATGCACGATCTCGCTCATTCAGTCGCTCGACGGGTACAAGCGCCTGTACACCGTCTATACCGATATTTCCGATACCGTGCGCGCAAAGGAACAGTTCCGCAAACAATACGACGAATTCATCATGCAGCATTACCGAGTGACCGAGCCCAATGTGCTCATCCTCGGACATTGCAACATTACGAATAACGTCATATTGGAGATCGACGACCATACCGATTCCGACCTTTTAAAGACGTTCGGCTCTTCCCGCGAAGATTTTTTCCGCGGCATTTCCCGCCTTGTCGTCGACGAGGAAAAACAAAAGGAGTTTTGCAATAAATTTTTCAACGAACC from Candidatus Borkfalkia ceftriaxoniphila includes the following:
- a CDS encoding hybrid sensor histidine kinase/response regulator, which gives rise to MPSRVTMEQMTEILDNTPTAIYVTAADDYELMYANRAAKKVLGWSSFPSGAKCYELAGFSVPCPFCQVKNMRRDSLLVREFSFASAARIFQLSGKFIDWAGRLAHIEYIEDVTEKKQAAEQVAAREKDLRETVASIPCGLSVYRFDKGEISPVFHNNAFYRIMGYSVEHIRNIEHYTSFLNVHEEDLPVLQAKIQRAIAANGRTSYTYRVFNDRKGEYVWIRLDGSVKEQKDGSKLLYGVYNDVGEQLRLQSELTQTTEKMQEIVNAIPGGVAIYKISDILETKYFSDGVPALTGYTAEEYRKMTQGDASGLIYWQDRENVLAAVGGVIASNTAAELEFRKQHRDGHIVWVHAQAKQIGEENGFPLVQCVFHNISKLKETQRELDHLVNSIPGGIASFKAEDGRLTPVFVSDGVAALVGYSREEFDMLQAVYEPDRERVNAALSAALESGEAMDVSYRMRHKDGSIVWIHLNGRLMGPKADVTVFYAVFTGMSAETRLFQSIADETADGIYVIDKKTYELLYCNESKAMFSGTAHFAGQKCYETLHGNSAPCDFCTMNQYRADGEEHEIAVGGDRYYTSRFKETDWNGIPAYVQYIRDATEEVELRREKERLELYFQTVVKNLPDGISVVRCESDGSLTTEFLSDGFAALMRMTARQAEGRYKDDLFAGVHAEDAAAGRKKLQKFLSGGEGRLEMELRFLTGDGVYQWTKCTISLIQSLDGYKRLYTVYTDISDTVRAKEQFRKQYDEFIMQHYRVTEPNVLILGHCNITNNVILEIDDHTDSDLLKTFGSSREDFFRGISRLVVDEEKQKEFCNKFFNEPSIAAFHRRDTEQVMSCYVKFPKEEKGRYVQFKVNLLETPDTGDITGVLTVTDVTEQTITDRIMHHLSVTSYDYVIDLKLDEDSFSVLVYNQAAHCAPPPSGTHSARVADMAEKHVVPKDAARYRALLEPEGIKKRLSAEKGYTFSYSLIDESGDIRTKSMSVSAIDLRLGRVCLVCADITDSVREQQGLLNMIAYTFDLACFIDIATERLTMYTRETILKSLPPHVVEQYDRNMQEFISRYGTEKDMSAAVRQFRLKSMLERLRAQPAGYDYVFPYREEEEILFKQVNVLWGDLNHRTVCLVRADVTDLILSERKNKAALEKALSAAEDANRAKSDFLSSMSHDIRTPMNAITGMTALADAHIDNKAKVSDCLRKISVSSKHLLSLINDVLDMSKLDGAKITLNRVAISLSALENQLSSIIQPQAEASGVEFVSRLENIAHEGFYGDPLRVNQILINLLSNAVKFTPAGGKVEFCIEEIASSRPNRARYRFVVRDNGIGMQKEFMAHMFSPFARSRRAADIEGTGLGLSISKRLVDLMEGSIRAESEPGKGTAFFVQLDFEVASDLKAEIVSAPLSAETEENIYRGRNFLVAEDSRINAEIICELLSMRGAKTQVAVNGVRAVQAFAASEAGTFDAIFMDIMMPEMNGYEATRAIRALNRPDAESIPVIAMTANAFAEDVHAAMEAGMNAHVAKPVDLDVLRAALEKTLSAKEG
- a CDS encoding Hpt domain-containing protein, whose amino-acid sequence is MSDFRQIFEAYGGDYTATIKRFVGNEKMYLRILNMLFADENLQNLQDSVEQEDWDGAFAAAHTLKGVTGNLGLQPLYAAVCAIVEPLRSKEKADYRTLYANIAAEFSRAERLRDALRGGI